A single Crateriforma conspicua DNA region contains:
- a CDS encoding HEAT repeat domain-containing protein gives MTSPVVRTTRLTTAYRKFLATADSTRFASQVDEHYSVTTIASLLLRGDVEMRRAAALALGMLGDHRTIDPLGRAISDPDRGVRLAADDAFGALLIRSAAPRHHQQLLKLMHLNDGGEHAAALAPSMILCDQAPMYAEAHHQLAICWHGLENYDQARAAYHACLWRCRFHYPAWQGLAKCRLILGDPEGALRALQRCLSINPDVESARLQIRQIRRRLRQRDFDS, from the coding sequence GTGACCTCACCTGTTGTTCGGACGACCCGGCTGACGACCGCCTATCGCAAATTTTTGGCGACGGCCGATTCGACACGATTCGCATCTCAAGTTGACGAACATTACTCGGTAACGACCATCGCATCGCTGTTGTTACGCGGCGACGTGGAAATGCGTCGCGCCGCTGCGCTGGCGTTGGGCATGTTGGGAGATCACCGAACGATCGACCCGCTGGGTCGTGCGATCAGCGATCCGGACCGCGGTGTCCGCTTGGCCGCCGATGACGCGTTTGGCGCGCTGCTGATTCGTTCGGCCGCCCCACGACATCACCAGCAATTACTGAAGCTGATGCACCTGAACGACGGTGGCGAACACGCCGCCGCGTTGGCACCGTCGATGATCCTGTGCGACCAAGCGCCGATGTATGCGGAAGCACATCATCAATTGGCGATCTGCTGGCACGGCTTGGAGAACTACGACCAAGCCCGAGCCGCCTATCACGCATGCCTGTGGCGGTGCCGGTTCCACTACCCGGCCTGGCAAGGCTTGGCAAAATGCCGACTGATCCTGGGTGACCCCGAAGGTGCGTTGCGTGCCCTGCAACGCTGTCTCAGCATCAATCCGGACGTTGAATCGGCGCGACTGCAGATCCGCCAGATTCGCCGCCGGCTCCGTCAACGCGATTTTGATTCTTGA
- a CDS encoding thioredoxin family protein encodes MTAIAMVVALAGSFAGAAESGIPWQSNLKQAHAEASRDGKLLLLHFYGDNCPWCDRLEAGAFQNGAVAAAITSKYVPVKIHVGKDPAIAKMFQVKSLPTDVVVTLKGEKLSHKVSPQDPRQYVAMLNTAAASAGPAAEPQTMMAASQPAPTPSPAPSATPKPAPVVSTVAGKTNNQFALPNAVIAPGGVQTTAAGARTDAMTLDMPAQIAVPPTANQPAAASPQTPPAQPAATDAEADVAVAAPAVAPSADLPPLALEGYCAVSINEDYAWVEGKPEHGVLHLGRLYLFSSAENKQKFLADPKPYTPVMNEIDVVRFFEEKRIVPGKRDFGVKDPIHGRMFFFADQAARDHFENQFERYTDAAIEVMDQAIGDANP; translated from the coding sequence ATGACCGCGATCGCCATGGTCGTCGCGCTGGCCGGCTCATTCGCCGGGGCCGCCGAGTCCGGCATCCCCTGGCAATCCAATTTGAAGCAGGCCCATGCCGAGGCCAGCCGTGACGGCAAGCTGCTTCTGCTGCACTTTTACGGCGACAACTGTCCTTGGTGCGATCGGTTGGAAGCCGGTGCATTCCAGAACGGTGCCGTCGCCGCCGCGATCACATCGAAATATGTGCCGGTGAAAATTCACGTCGGCAAAGATCCCGCGATCGCGAAGATGTTCCAAGTCAAAAGTTTGCCGACCGACGTGGTGGTGACACTGAAGGGCGAGAAGCTATCGCACAAGGTCAGCCCACAAGATCCACGTCAATACGTGGCGATGTTGAACACCGCGGCCGCATCGGCGGGTCCCGCGGCCGAACCGCAGACCATGATGGCGGCAAGCCAGCCGGCACCGACGCCCTCCCCTGCACCGTCGGCGACGCCGAAGCCGGCACCGGTGGTTTCGACCGTTGCGGGAAAGACTAACAATCAATTTGCTTTGCCCAACGCGGTGATCGCACCCGGCGGCGTTCAGACGACGGCCGCCGGCGCTCGCACCGATGCGATGACGTTGGACATGCCGGCGCAAATCGCCGTGCCGCCGACGGCCAATCAGCCCGCGGCCGCATCGCCCCAAACGCCCCCGGCGCAGCCCGCCGCGACCGATGCTGAGGCGGACGTGGCGGTCGCAGCCCCGGCGGTCGCCCCCAGTGCTGACCTGCCTCCGCTGGCTTTGGAAGGTTACTGTGCCGTCAGCATCAACGAAGACTACGCTTGGGTCGAAGGCAAGCCCGAGCACGGCGTCCTGCACCTGGGACGGCTGTACTTATTCAGCAGTGCCGAAAACAAGCAAAAGTTCTTGGCCGACCCGAAACCCTACACGCCGGTGATGAACGAAATCGACGTGGTGCGGTTCTTCGAAGAAAAACGCATCGTTCCCGGCAAGCGTGATTTTGGGGTGAAGGATCCGATTCACGGCCGCATGTTCTTCTTTGCCGACCAAGCGGCACGTGACCACTTTGAAAACCAATTCGAACGGTACACCGATGCCGCCATTGAGGTGATGGATCAAGCGATCGGCGACGCCAACCCGTGA
- the rho gene encoding transcription termination factor Rho → MAKKKRAPRSRSGSGNGQGNDNGAPKSRGRRRRRGGNGGNPQANGDADFQSDAPMEAGEGILELHPNGYGFLRSEENDYTRERSDPFVPGTMIERFGLRQGVYIKGMVQQARRQQGPRVKEITEVEGMPPEDYLNVKNFDSLTAINPEEWLHLEVGQKPVTNRVIDLLAPLGKGQRALIVAPPRSGKTIMLQNIAAGIAQNHPDLKLMVLLIDERPEEVTDMRRNVQGGQVIASSLDMDVDSHVRLSQLVIDRAKRLAERGEDVFLMLDSITRLARAFNKWVGSTGRGRATMSGGLDIKAMDIPKKLFATARAFQEGGSLTIVGTCLVDTNSRMDEAIFQEFKGTGNMELVLDRRMADRRIWPSIDISQSGTRREELLHDEETYETVTMLRRTLSEMHPIDAMEQLTKQLGRFENNEAFLKLIAGAKLAN, encoded by the coding sequence ATGGCGAAAAAGAAAAGGGCTCCCAGGAGCCGAAGTGGCTCTGGCAATGGCCAGGGCAACGATAATGGAGCGCCCAAATCGAGAGGCCGACGTCGCCGTCGTGGTGGCAATGGCGGTAACCCGCAGGCCAACGGTGACGCCGATTTCCAATCAGATGCACCCATGGAAGCCGGTGAAGGCATCCTGGAACTGCATCCCAATGGATACGGTTTTCTGCGCAGCGAAGAAAACGATTACACCCGCGAACGGAGCGATCCGTTCGTGCCGGGGACGATGATCGAACGCTTCGGCCTGCGGCAGGGCGTCTACATCAAGGGCATGGTCCAACAGGCACGTCGCCAACAGGGTCCGCGCGTCAAAGAAATCACCGAAGTCGAAGGCATGCCGCCGGAAGACTATTTGAACGTGAAGAACTTTGACAGCCTGACCGCGATCAACCCGGAAGAATGGCTGCACCTGGAAGTCGGCCAAAAACCGGTGACCAACCGTGTCATCGATTTGCTGGCACCGCTGGGCAAAGGCCAACGTGCCTTGATCGTCGCGCCGCCACGCAGCGGAAAAACGATCATGCTGCAAAACATCGCTGCCGGGATCGCACAAAACCATCCCGACCTGAAGCTGATGGTGCTGCTGATCGACGAGCGGCCCGAAGAAGTCACCGACATGCGCCGCAATGTCCAGGGCGGACAAGTCATCGCCAGCAGCCTGGACATGGACGTCGACAGTCACGTCCGTCTCAGCCAGCTGGTCATCGACCGGGCCAAGCGCTTGGCCGAACGTGGCGAAGACGTCTTCTTGATGCTCGATTCGATCACCCGCCTGGCCCGTGCCTTCAATAAATGGGTCGGCAGCACCGGCCGCGGTCGCGCGACAATGTCGGGCGGTCTGGATATCAAAGCAATGGATATCCCGAAAAAGCTGTTCGCGACCGCACGTGCGTTCCAAGAAGGCGGTTCGCTGACCATCGTCGGTACCTGCCTGGTCGATACCAACAGCCGCATGGACGAAGCCATTTTCCAAGAGTTCAAAGGAACCGGGAACATGGAACTGGTCTTGGATCGGCGGATGGCCGACCGACGCATCTGGCCCTCGATCGATATCAGCCAAAGTGGAACGCGTCGCGAAGAATTGCTGCATGACGAAGAAACGTACGAAACGGTCACCATGCTGCGTCGAACGCTAAGCGAAATGCATCCGATCGACGCGATGGAACAATTGACCAAACAGCTCGGCCGTTTTGAAAACAATGAGGCCTTCTTGAAGCTGATCGCAGGAGCTAAGCTTGCGAACTGA
- a CDS encoding dockerin type I domain-containing protein, with protein MFTTQDVFGSKVWISDGTALGTRIAFATDDISPQATIDELYVVANKAVFTVTPTERLGRSLWSVGVGSVPRAIYRPGDGFGHLFDVLGSVNDRVIFATHDDAGGQTIWRTNDDVSNIAALASGFPVVYRTDLLKQAVAGQRLFFRVDSVAPYNVRYQYASNYARSYSGWGTDLDLGRRPSPGIERALWSTDGTAFGTQKVVVPQDLVSEEILKSYGNSIKPVSDLASIRTDNSGLFLQIEGSNDFFEIPESLTQHGDPVPIGRLGDSWIFRISPPNSPFVRELWRLDDDGSQPERIILAPLDQIVISDSKIFFGVSELTDGVMAGLYVSDGTAAGTHLVPTISPLGGRSLTLDGFTANGSVVASGEATWVTDGTAEGSTLISDTRAWNIVILDDDFVLNYVNHPLIVDTIDVVDTASTVTISADTNQTSVSVDQIDFAASVSTEVHLNLERAVGEVVIDTASVAAGPARRLDLNVRYETRIRLINGPGDSVTYSDWPDGLMIQIDGLDICVRLNDSVSLIDDLGPRERRVITSDSGDLVRLKNVGDDPTFSINASGRLWNLQIAEKSHLSNQVVRFDLSRGSDRVIVDKSFDPFVAGGFTRPIDIRFTEPTNGIDHSTIIVPDTYESYFSSGRYIRYRLTEHPHIRLHFDIQNNPYQNPVDVYDTNADGVVTAFDALLVINRLHFANEAVGWSDWQGLYDVSGDGTVSAHDALMVINRLRRDATFEATDSFVDRSLLVEDDDPLRVQPTSNTLF; from the coding sequence GTGTTCACGACGCAAGACGTTTTCGGCAGCAAGGTCTGGATCTCGGACGGAACCGCACTCGGTACTCGAATCGCCTTCGCAACCGACGACATCAGCCCCCAGGCCACGATCGACGAACTCTATGTCGTTGCCAACAAGGCCGTTTTCACGGTCACGCCCACCGAGCGGCTGGGCCGTTCACTTTGGTCCGTCGGAGTTGGTTCGGTCCCGCGAGCAATCTATCGCCCGGGCGACGGCTTTGGTCACCTGTTTGACGTGCTCGGCTCGGTCAACGATCGTGTAATTTTCGCGACGCATGATGATGCCGGCGGTCAAACGATTTGGCGGACCAACGACGACGTGTCCAATATCGCAGCCCTCGCGTCGGGGTTTCCGGTCGTTTACCGGACGGACCTGCTGAAGCAAGCAGTCGCTGGGCAGCGGCTGTTCTTTCGTGTTGATAGCGTCGCCCCCTACAACGTACGTTATCAATATGCATCGAACTATGCCCGCAGCTACTCGGGCTGGGGAACGGATCTCGATTTAGGTCGGAGGCCGAGTCCAGGAATCGAGCGGGCTTTGTGGTCGACCGACGGCACAGCATTCGGAACGCAAAAAGTCGTCGTCCCGCAGGATCTCGTTTCCGAAGAAATTTTGAAAAGTTACGGCAACAGCATCAAGCCAGTTTCGGATCTTGCCTCGATCCGAACGGACAACAGCGGGCTGTTTCTTCAAATCGAAGGTTCAAACGACTTCTTCGAGATCCCCGAATCCCTCACTCAACATGGGGATCCCGTGCCGATTGGCCGCCTTGGTGACAGCTGGATTTTTCGCATCTCTCCACCGAACTCTCCTTTCGTCAGAGAACTTTGGCGGCTCGACGACGATGGTTCGCAGCCAGAACGGATCATCCTCGCGCCGCTGGACCAGATCGTGATCTCGGATTCAAAGATCTTCTTTGGGGTCTCGGAACTCACCGACGGCGTCATGGCCGGATTGTACGTTTCTGATGGTACGGCCGCGGGGACCCACCTCGTCCCGACGATCAGCCCTTTGGGTGGTCGTTCTCTAACCTTGGATGGGTTTACCGCGAATGGTTCGGTGGTGGCCAGCGGTGAAGCAACATGGGTGACCGATGGCACTGCAGAGGGATCAACTCTGATCAGCGACACTAGAGCCTGGAACATCGTGATCCTTGATGACGATTTTGTCCTCAATTACGTCAACCATCCGCTGATTGTGGACACGATCGACGTCGTGGACACGGCATCTACCGTCACCATTTCCGCAGACACTAATCAAACGTCTGTCAGCGTTGATCAGATCGATTTTGCAGCCTCAGTGTCGACGGAAGTGCACCTGAACCTTGAAAGAGCTGTTGGCGAAGTCGTGATCGACACCGCCTCGGTGGCCGCCGGCCCGGCGCGCCGACTTGATTTGAACGTTCGCTACGAGACACGGATACGACTGATCAATGGCCCCGGCGACTCCGTCACCTACAGCGACTGGCCCGACGGATTGATGATTCAGATCGACGGTCTGGACATTTGCGTTCGCCTCAATGATTCGGTCAGTTTGATCGATGACCTGGGGCCGCGGGAGCGTCGCGTCATCACCAGTGATTCGGGCGATTTGGTCCGCCTAAAGAACGTCGGTGACGACCCGACATTCTCCATCAATGCCAGTGGTCGTTTGTGGAACCTGCAGATCGCGGAAAAATCGCACTTGAGCAATCAGGTGGTTCGATTCGACTTATCGCGAGGTTCGGACCGAGTCATTGTCGACAAATCGTTTGATCCATTTGTTGCGGGAGGGTTTACGCGGCCCATCGATATCCGCTTCACGGAGCCGACCAATGGGATCGATCACTCGACCATCATCGTGCCCGATACTTACGAGTCATACTTCTCCAGTGGACGCTACATCCGTTACAGGCTGACCGAACATCCTCACATCCGACTGCACTTCGACATTCAGAACAATCCATACCAGAATCCCGTTGATGTGTACGACACCAATGCTGACGGCGTGGTCACAGCCTTCGATGCACTTCTGGTCATCAATCGCCTGCATTTTGCCAATGAAGCTGTTGGCTGGAGCGATTGGCAGGGCCTGTACGACGTCTCGGGCGATGGCACCGTCTCGGCGCACGACGCCCTGATGGTGATCAATCGCCTACGGCGAGATGCAACATTCGAGGCCACGGATAGCTTCGTAGACAGAAGCTTGTTAGTGGAAGATGACGACCCGCTGAGGGTTCAGCCAACGTCTAACACCCTTTTCTAG
- a CDS encoding sugar O-acetyltransferase — translation MNERFQPDRRSNRERMLAGDQYIADDPELVRDGNHAAKLIAAFNATNGDDKLVQDRILRELFGSVGEGTVIRPPLRCDYGYQTHIGARTFANWGLICLDVGKIEIGDDVQIGPNVQLLTATHPIEPLPRQAKWEGSQPIIIGDNVWLGGGVIVCPGVTIGNNTVVGAGAVVTRDLPANVVAVGNPARILRTIEG, via the coding sequence ATGAATGAACGATTCCAACCCGATCGTCGTTCGAATCGCGAGCGAATGCTCGCCGGTGACCAATACATTGCCGACGATCCGGAACTCGTTCGTGATGGTAACCACGCGGCGAAACTCATCGCTGCATTCAATGCAACCAACGGTGACGACAAACTAGTCCAGGACCGAATTTTGCGCGAACTGTTTGGAAGCGTCGGCGAGGGCACGGTCATTCGCCCACCGCTTCGGTGTGACTACGGGTATCAGACGCACATTGGCGCCCGTACCTTTGCTAATTGGGGTCTGATTTGCCTCGACGTCGGCAAGATTGAGATTGGTGATGACGTTCAAATCGGACCTAACGTCCAACTGCTAACGGCGACTCACCCAATTGAACCGTTGCCCCGCCAAGCGAAGTGGGAAGGCTCTCAGCCGATCATCATTGGCGATAACGTTTGGCTTGGGGGCGGAGTTATCGTCTGTCCTGGTGTAACGATCGGCAACAATACGGTGGTTGGCGCAGGTGCAGTGGTCACGCGGGATCTACCGGCAAACGTCGTTGCTGTTGGCAACCCTGCTCGAATCCTCCGTACGATTGAGGGCTAA
- a CDS encoding IS3 family transposase (programmed frameshift), whose translation MKQARKRRKPEQIVKAIAEGEAMLAAGKSLAEVYQKLGIVESTWMRWKKQYGGMKSDEARRLRELEIENQKLKELLAEAELDKRMLKVIAGGKLLSPTRRREAACKLQSCFGVSERRACRTLGQSRSSQRYRPNTKEDEPRLIARILELVGEFPRYGYRRITRLLRQEGWCVNFKRIHRLWKQQGLKVPVKKAKKRRLGNSEGGVIRRSAEYPNHVWSVDFIFDRTEDGRSLKILSLIDEFTRECIALEVGRKFTGDDLVALLSDLFVSRGIPSFIRSDNGPEFISKAVRSFLDFIEVGTSYIEPGSPWQNGYVESFHSRLRDECLSCELFSSLSEAQSIIESWRQTYNHRRPHSGIGGMAPADFASQWATSASFAALPSRKQPTVESFNQPVLS comes from the exons ATGAAACAAGCACGAAAGCGACGTAAGCCCGAACAGATCGTCAAGGCGATCGCCGAGGGTGAAGCCATGTTGGCCGCCGGCAAGAGCCTGGCGGAGGTGTACCAGAAGCTTGGGATTGTTGAATCGACCTGGATGCGATGGAAGAAGCAGTACGGCGGCATGAAGTCCGATGAGGCTCGACGGCTTCGCGAACTCGAAATCGAGAACCAGAAGCTCAAAGAACTGCTGGCCGAAGCAGAACTCGATAAGCGAATGCTCAAGGTGATCGCCG GAGGGAAACTTCTAAGCCCGACGCGTCGCCGTGAAGCAGCCTGCAAGTTGCAGAGTTGCTTCGGCGTCTCGGAGCGTCGGGCTTGCAGGACGCTCGGCCAATCGCGCAGTAGCCAACGATACCGGCCAAACACCAAAGAAGACGAACCACGTCTGATTGCTCGAATACTGGAACTCGTCGGCGAGTTTCCTCGCTATGGCTATCGACGCATCACTCGTCTTTTGCGGCAGGAAGGCTGGTGTGTAAACTTCAAACGGATCCACCGACTCTGGAAACAACAAGGTCTCAAGGTGCCGGTCAAAAAGGCGAAAAAGCGACGATTGGGCAACTCCGAAGGCGGCGTCATTCGTCGATCGGCCGAGTACCCCAATCACGTTTGGTCGGTCGACTTCATCTTTGATCGAACCGAAGACGGTCGCTCGTTGAAGATCCTCTCTCTGATCGACGAGTTCACTCGTGAGTGCATTGCACTGGAAGTGGGTCGAAAGTTCACCGGCGACGATTTGGTGGCGCTGTTGAGCGACTTATTCGTCAGCCGCGGCATCCCGTCGTTCATCCGCAGCGACAATGGCCCGGAGTTCATCAGCAAGGCGGTCCGCTCCTTTCTGGACTTCATTGAGGTGGGGACTTCCTACATCGAACCGGGCAGTCCCTGGCAGAACGGCTACGTCGAAAGCTTCCACAGCAGGCTTCGCGATGAGTGTTTATCGTGCGAGCTGTTCAGCAGCTTGTCCGAGGCACAGTCGATCATTGAGTCATGGCGTCAAACGTACAACCATCGACGTCCGCACAGCGGCATCGGTGGAATGGCCCCAGCGGATTTTGCTTCACAGTGGGCTACTTCCGCTTCGTTCGCTGCGCTCCCTTCGCGGAAGCAGCCCACTGTGGAATCGTTTAACCAACCCGTACTCTCATAA
- the ccoS gene encoding cbb3-type cytochrome oxidase assembly protein CcoS produces the protein MSVLFIALPVAIAMGATALWACVRCIRGGQFDDLESPPIRMLIDDAPSSSDPQDATSADAKR, from the coding sequence ATGAGTGTCCTGTTCATTGCCTTACCGGTCGCGATTGCCATGGGGGCCACGGCTCTTTGGGCCTGTGTGCGCTGTATCCGTGGCGGGCAGTTCGATGATTTGGAATCGCCCCCGATTCGGATGTTGATCGATGACGCGCCGTCAAGCAGCGATCCGCAGGATGCTACTTCGGCGGACGCCAAACGTTAA